One genomic region from Candidatus Gastranaerophilales bacterium encodes:
- a CDS encoding (Fe-S)-binding protein, whose protein sequence is MKNLKKYGEEVYKCSGCGICHDICPVFEITKRESAVSRGKFKLLNALINQDIKPSKRGAEIMDLCLHCNACSEFCPSGINAQKIIACAKSDFYAMGFTSPVKRLLSTVFSSRLMLSLIKFAANLYRNFKILDIVEFVNNKTFQIKKIKLLNSILKINVKKNPTNAIPAPKYTAAYFKGCINTYFNPSCANAVGNICNSAGIKLLEVDFQCCGLPSKNIGDVQTYIRLARKNIDTALKSLEQADYIITDCSTCASAFEEYSQDLPEELALKAQEISQKFISVYELLEIIDFKTDLSNQTVTYHDPCHTTRFKKTSRLPRKLLANSGVNLTEMKDSTKCCGAAGSFMLTNPDLSEQISTAKAQNIIATKADIVLTSCPSCTIGLNQGLINQKSNVKVMQLVEFLARN, encoded by the coding sequence ATGAAAAACCTTAAAAAATACGGCGAAGAAGTTTATAAATGCTCGGGCTGCGGTATTTGCCACGATATTTGCCCGGTATTTGAAATTACAAAAAGAGAAAGCGCTGTTTCAAGAGGCAAGTTCAAACTGCTTAATGCGCTGATAAATCAGGACATCAAGCCTTCTAAAAGAGGGGCGGAAATTATGGATTTGTGTCTGCATTGTAATGCCTGCAGCGAATTTTGCCCAAGCGGAATTAATGCGCAAAAAATAATCGCCTGCGCCAAGTCCGATTTTTACGCAATGGGTTTTACAAGCCCTGTGAAAAGGCTTTTATCAACTGTTTTTTCAAGCAGATTAATGCTGTCCTTGATTAAATTTGCGGCAAATTTATACAGAAATTTTAAAATCCTTGATATAGTTGAATTTGTAAATAATAAAACATTTCAAATTAAAAAAATTAAACTTTTAAATTCCATATTAAAAATCAATGTCAAAAAAAATCCAACCAATGCCATACCCGCGCCAAAATATACAGCAGCTTACTTCAAAGGCTGTATAAATACATACTTCAACCCAAGCTGCGCAAATGCGGTTGGAAATATTTGCAATAGTGCGGGCATAAAATTATTAGAAGTTGATTTTCAATGCTGCGGCTTACCTTCAAAAAACATAGGCGACGTCCAAACATATATAAGACTTGCCCGAAAAAATATTGATACGGCATTAAAATCGCTTGAGCAGGCAGATTATATAATAACCGACTGTTCAACCTGTGCAAGTGCATTTGAAGAATATTCACAGGATTTGCCCGAGGAATTAGCCCTAAAAGCACAAGAAATCTCGCAAAAATTTATCAGTGTTTATGAGCTTCTTGAAATTATAGATTTTAAAACTGATTTGTCAAACCAAACCGTTACATACCACGACCCTTGCCATACTACAAGGTTTAAAAAAACAAGCCGTCTGCCAAGAAAATTACTTGCAAACTCAGGAGTGAATTTAACAGAAATGAAGGATTCTACTAAATGCTGCGGAGCGGCAGGAAGTTTTATGCTTACTAATCCGGATTTATCGGAGCAGATTTCTACTGCCAAGGCACAAAACATAATTGCAACAAAAGCCGATATAGTTTTAACAAGCTGCCCTTCCTGCACTATAGGGCTAAATCAGGGGTTGATAAATCAAAAATCAAACGTAAAAGTTATGCAGCTGGTCGAATTTCTCGCCCGGAATTAG
- a CDS encoding helix-turn-helix transcriptional regulator — translation MDEKEFVKKVGLNIKALRVKKEFKQRDLADFAQLNIDSVGKIERGEQNFTIYSLLAIAKVLNVHPKNLLDI, via the coding sequence ATGGATGAAAAAGAATTTGTAAAAAAGGTCGGTTTAAATATAAAAGCGCTAAGGGTCAAAAAAGAGTTCAAACAAAGAGATTTAGCTGATTTTGCCCAGCTTAATATTGATTCTGTGGGCAAAATAGAGCGTGGAGAGCAAAATTTTACGATATATTCACTTTTGGCAATTGCCAAAGTCTTAAATGTACACCCAAAGAACTTATTAGATATTTGA